In a single window of the Hordeum vulgare subsp. vulgare unplaced genomic scaffold, MorexV3_pseudomolecules_assembly, whole genome shotgun sequence genome:
- the LOC123423801 gene encoding maturase K — protein MEKFEGYSEKQKSRQQYFVYPLLFQEYIYAFAHDYGLNGSEPVEIVSWNNKKFSSLLVKRLIIRMYQQNFLDNSVNHPNQDRLLDYKIFFYSEFYSQILSEGFAIVVEIPFSLRELSCPKEKEIPKFQNLRSIHSIFPFLEDKFLHLDYLSHIEIPYPIHLEILVQLLQYRIQDVPSLHLLRFFLNYYSNWNSFITSMKSILFFQKENKRLVKFLYNSYVSEYEFFLLFLRKQSSCLPLAYSGTFLERIHFSRKMEHFGIMYPGFSRKTLWFFMDPLIHYVRYQGKAILASKGSFFLKKKWKCYLINFWQYYFFFWTQPRRIHINQLANSCFDFMGYLSSVPKSPLLVRNQMLENSFLIDTRMKKFDTIVPATLLIGYLSKAQFCTGSGHPISKPIWTDLSDWDILDRFGRICRNLFHYHSGSSKKRTLYRLKYILRLSCARTLARKHKSTVRTFMQRLGSAFLEEFFTEEEQVFSLMFTKTTLFSFSGSHTERIWYLDIIGINDLVNPLN, from the coding sequence ATGGAAAAATTCGAAGGGTATTCAGAAAAACAGAAATCTCGTCAACAATACTTTGTCTACCCACTTCTCTTTCAGGAGTATATTTATGCATTTGCTCATGATTATGGATTAAACGGTTCTGAACCTGTGGAAATAGTTAGTTGGAATAACAAGAAATTTAGTTCACTACTTGTGAAACGTTTAATTATTCGAATGTATCAGCAGAATTTTTTGGATAACTCGGTTAATCATCCTAATCAAGATCGATTATTGGATTACAAAATTTTTTTTTATTCTGAGTTTTATTCTCAGATTCTATCTGAGGGGTTTGCGATTGTTGTGGAAATCCCATTCTCGCTACGGGAATTATCTTgtccgaaagaaaaagaaataccaaaGTTTCAGAATTTACGCTCTATTCATTCAATATTTCCCTTTTTAGAAGACAAATTTTTGCATTTGGATTATCTATCACATATAGAAATACCCTATCCTATCCATTTGgaaatcttggttcaactccttcAATACCGTATCCAAGATGTTCCATCTTTGCATTTATTGCGATTCTTTCTCAACTACTATTCGAATTGGAATAGTTTTATTACTTCAATGAAATCCattcttttttttcaaaaagaaaataaaagactaGTTAAATTCCTATATAACTCTTATGTATCAGAATAtgaatttttcttgttgtttcttCGTAAACAATCTTCTTGCTTACCATTAGCATATTCTGGAACTTTTCTGGAACGAATCCACTTTTCTAGGAAGATGGAACATTTTGGGATAATGTACCCTGGTTTTTCTCGGAAAACCTTATGGTTCTTTATGGATCCTCTTATACATTATGTTCGATATCAAGGAAAGGCAATTCTTGCATCAAAAggcagtttttttttgaaaaagaaatgGAAATGCTACCTTATCAATTTCTGGCaatattatttctttttttggaCTCAGCCGCGAAGAATCCATATAAACCAATTAGCAAACTCTTGCTTCGATTTTATGGGATACCTTTCAAGTGTACCAAAAAGTCCTTTGTTGGTAAGGAATCAAATGCTGGAGAATTCATTTCTCATAGATACTCGAATGAAAAAATTCGATACCATAGTCCCCGCTACTCTCCTCATAGGATACTTATCAAAAGCTCAATTTTGTACTGGATCGGGGCATCCTATTAGTAAACCCATTTGGACGGATTTATCAGATTGGGATATTCTTGATCGATTTGGTCGGATATGTAGAAAtctttttcattatcatagtggaTCTTCGAAAAAACGGACTTTGTATCGACTAAAGTATATACTTCGACTTTCATGCGCTAGAACTTTAGCTCGTAAACATAAAAGCACGGTACGAACTTTTATGCAACGATTGGGTTcggcatttttagaagaattttttACGGAAGAAGAGCAAGTTTTTTCTTTGATGTTCACCAAAACAACTCTTTTTTCTTTCAGTGGATCACACACTGAGCGTATTTGGTATTTGGATATTATAGGTATCAATGACCTGGTCAACCCTCTTAATTAA
- the LOC123423802 gene encoding photosystem II protein D1 has product MTAILERRESTSLWGRFCNWITSTENRLYIGWFGVLMIPTLLTATSVFIIAFIAAPPVDIDGIREPVSGSLLYGNNIISGAIIPTSAAIGLHFYPIWEAASVDEWLYNGGPYELIVLHFLLGVACYMGREWELSFRLGMRPWIAVAYSAPVAAATAVFLIYPIGQGSFSDGMPLGISGTFNFMIVFQAEHNILMHPFHMLGVAGVFGGSLFSAMHGSLVTSSLIRETTENESANEGYKFGQEEETYNIVAAHGYFGRLIFQYASFNNSRSLHFFLAAWPVVGIWFTALGISTMAFNLNGFNFNQSVVDSQGRVINTWADIINRANLGMEVMHERNAHNFPLDLAAVEVPAING; this is encoded by the coding sequence ATGACTGCAATTTTAGAGAGACGCGAAAGTACAAGCCTGTGGGGTCGCTTCTGCAACTGGATAACTAGCACTGAAAATCGTCTTTACATCGGATGGTTCGGTGTTTTGATGATCCCTACCTTATTGACCGCAACTTCTGTATTTATTATCGCCTTCATCGCTGCCCCTCCAGTAGATATTGATGGTATTCGCGAGCCTGTTTCTGGTTCTTTACTTTATGGAAACAATATTATCTCTGGTGCTATTATTCCTACTTCTGCGGCGATCGGATTGCACTTTTACCCAATTTGGGAAGCTGCATCTGTTGATGAGTGGTTATACAATGGTGGTCCTTATGAGCTAATTGTTCTACACTTCTTACTTGGTGTAGCTTGTTATATGGGTCGTGAGTGGGAACTTAGTTTCCGTCTGGGTATGCGTCCTTGGATTGCTGTTGCATATTCAGCTCCTGTTGCAGCTGCTACTGCTGTTTTCTTGATTTACCCTATTGGTCAAGGAAGCTTTTCTGATGGTATGCCTTTAGGAATCTCTGGTACTTTCAACTTTATGATTGTATTCCAGGCAGAGCACAACATCCTTATGCATCCATTCCACATGTTAGGTGTAGCTGGTGTATTCGGCGGTTCCCTATTCAGTGCTATGCATGGTTCCTTGGTAACCTCTAGTTTGATCAGGGAAACTACTGAAAATGAATCTGCTAATGAGGGTTACAAATTTGGTCAAGAGGAAGAGACTTATAATATTGTGGCTGCTCATGGTTATTTTGGCCGATTAATCTTCCAATATGCTAGTTTCAACAACTCTCGTTCTTTACACTTCTTCTTGGCTGCTTGGCCTGTAGTAGGAATCTGGTTCACTGCTTTAGGTATTAGTACTATGGCTTTCAACCTAAATGGTTTCAATTTCAACCAATCTGTAGTTGATAGTCAAGGTCGCGTTATTAATACTTGGGCTGATATCATCAACCGTGCTAACCTTGGTATGGAAGTAATGCACGAACGTAATGCTCACAACTTCCCTCTAGACTTAGCTGCTGTTGAAGTTCCAGCTATTAATGGATAA
- the LOC123423799 gene encoding 50S ribosomal protein L2, chloroplastic has protein sequence MAEWLKRPTHNWRILNNTAKHLYKTPIPSTRKGTVDRQVKSNPRNNLIHGRHRCGKGRNSRGIITARHRGGGHKRLYRKIDFRRNQKDISGRIVTIEYDPNRNAYICLIHYGDGEKRYILHPRGAIIGDTIVSGTKVPISMGNALPLTDMPLGTAMHNIEITRGRGGQLARAAGAVAKLIAKEGKSATLRLPSGEVRLVSQNCLATVGQVGNVGVNQKSLGRAGSKCWLGKRPVVRGVVMNPVDHPHGGGEGKAPIGRKKPTTPWGYPALGRRTRKRKKYSDSFILRRRK, from the exons ATGGCTGAATGGTTAAAGCGCCCAACTCATAATTG GAGAATACTTAATAATACGGCGAAACATTTATACAAAACACCTATCCCGAGCACACGCAAGGGAACCGTAGACAGGCAAGTGAAATCCAATCCACGAAATAATTTGATCCATGGACGGCACCGTTGTGGTAAAGGTCGTAATTCCAGAGGAATCATTACCGCAAGGCATAGAGGGGGAGGTCATAAGCGCCTATACCGTAAAATAGATTTTCGACGGAATCAAAAAGACATATCTGGTAGAATCGTAACCATAGAATACGACCCTAATCGAAATGCATACATTTGTCTCATACACTATGGGGATGGTGAGAAGAGATATATTTTACATCCCAGAGGGGCTATAATTGGAGATACTATTGTTTCTGGTACAAAAGTTCCTATATCAATGGGAAATGCCCTACCTTTGA CCGATATGCCCTTAGGCACGGCCATGCATAACATAGAAATCACACGTGGAAGGGGTGGGCAATTAGCTAGAGCAGCAGGTGCTGTAGCGAAACTCATTGCAAAAGAGGGTAAATCGGCCACTTTAAGATTACCATCTGGGGAGGTCCGTTTAGTATCCCAAAATTGCTTAGCAACAGTCGGACAAGTGGGTAATGTTGGGGTGAACCAAAAAAGTTTGGGTAGAGCCGGATCTAAGTGTTGGCTAGGTAAACGCCCCGTAGTAAGAGGGGTAGTTATGAACCCTGTGGACCACCCCCATGGGGGCGGTGAAGGGAAAGCTCCCATTGGTAGAAAAAAACCCACAACCCCTTGGGGTTATCctgcgcttggaagaagaactaggaaaaggaaaaaatatagcGATAGTTTTATTCTTCGTCGCCGTAAGTAA
- the LOC123423800 gene encoding NAD(P)H-quinone oxidoreductase subunit 2 A, chloroplastic-like, whose product MDSVLYIREEEARNPLFDSDSPTPVVAFLSVTSKVAASASATRILDIPFYFSSNEWHLLLEILAILSMILGNLLAITQTSMKRMLAYSSIGQIGYVIIGIIVGDSNDGYASMITYMLFYISMNLGTFACIVLFGLRTGTDNIRDYAGLYMKDPFLALSLALCLLSLGGLPPLAGFFGKLYLFWCGWQAGLYFLVSIGLLTSVLSIYYYLKIIKLLMTGRNQEITPYVRNYRRSPLRSNNSIELSMTVCVIASTIPGISMNPILAIAQDTLF is encoded by the exons ATGGATTCGGTCTTATACATACGCGAGGAAG AAGCGAGGAATCCTCTTTTCGACTCTGACTCCCCCACTCCAGTCGTTGCTTTTCTTTCTGTTACTTCGAAagtagctgcttcagcttcagccacgcgaattctcgatattcctttttatttctcatcaaacgaatggcatcttcttctggaaatcctagctattcttagcatgattttgGGGAATCTCCTTGCTATTACTCAAACAAGCATGAAACGTATGCTTGCATATTCGTCCATAGGGCAAATCGGATATGTAATTATTGGAATAATTGTTGGAGACTCAAATGATGGATATGCAAGCATGATAACTTATATGCTGTTCTATATCTCCATGAATCTAGGAACTTTTGCTTGCATTGTATTATTTGGTCTACGTACCGGAACTGATAACATTCGAGATTATGCAGGATTATACATGAAAGATCCTTTTTTGGCTCTCTCTTTAGCCCTATGTCTCTTATCCCTAGGAGGCCTTCCTCCACTAGCAGGTTTCTTCGGAAAACTCTATCTATTCTGGTGTGGATGGCAAGCAGGCCTATATTTCTTGGTTTCAATAGGACTCCTTACGAGCGTTCTTTCTATCTACTATTATCTAAAAATAATCAAGTTATTAATGACTGGACGAAACCAAGAAATAACCCCTTATGTGCGAAATTATAGAAGATCCCCTTTAAGATCAAACAATTCCATCGAATTGAGTATGACTGTATGTGTGATAGCATCTACTATACCAGGAATATCAATGAACCCCATTCTTGCAATTGCTCAGGATACCCTCTTTTAG
- the LOC123423804 gene encoding NAD(P)H-quinone oxidoreductase subunit 2 B, chloroplastic-like → MIWHVQNENFILDSTRIFMKAFHLLLFNGSFIFPECILIFGLILLLMIDSTSDQKDRPWFYFISSTSLVISITALLFRWREEPIISFSGNFQTNNFNEIFQFLILLCSTLCIPLSVEYIECTEMAITEFLLFVLTATLGGMFLCGANDLITIFVAPECFSLCSYLLSGYTKRDLRSNEATMKYLLMGGASSSILVHGFSWLYGSSGGEIELQEIVNGLINTQMYNSPGISIALISITVGLGFKLSPAPFHQWTPDVYEGVWFVRQIPTSISISEVFGFCKTP, encoded by the coding sequence ATGATCTGGCATGTACAGAATGAAAACTTCATTCTCGATTCTACGAGAATTTTTATGAAAGCGTTTCATTTGCTTCTCTTCAATGGAAGTTTCATTTTCCCAGAATGTATCCTAATTTTTGGCCTAATTCTTCTTCTGATGATCGATTCAACCTCTGATCAAAAAGATAGACCTTGGTTCTATTTCATCTCTTCAACAAGTTTAGTAATAAGCATAACGGCCCTATTGTTCCGATGGAGAGAAGAACCTATAATTAGCTTTTCGGGAAATTTCCAAACGAACAATTTCAACGAAATCTTTCAATTTCTCATTTTATTATGTTCAACTTTATGTATTCCTCTATCCgtagagtacattgaatgtacagaAATGGCTATAACAGAGTTTCTGTTATTCGTATTAACAGCTACTCTAGGGGGAATGTTTTTATGTGGTGCTAACGATTTAATAACTATCTTTGTAGCTCCAGAATGTTTCAGTTTATGTTCCTACCTATTGTCTGGATATACCAAGAGAGATCTACGGTCTAATGAGGCTACTATGAAATATTTACTCATGGGTGGGGCAAGCTCTTCTATTCTGGTTCATGGTTTCTCTTGGCTATATGGTTCATCTGGGGGGGAGATCGAGCTTCAAGAAATTGTGAACGGTCTTATCAATACACAAATGTATAACTCCCCAGGAATTTCAATTGCGCTTATATCCATCACTGTAGGACTTGGGTTCAAGCTTTCCCCAGCCCCTTTTCATCAATGGACTCCTGACGTCTACGAAGGAGTGTGGTTCGTTCGACAAATTCCTACCTCTATATCTATCTCTGAGGTGTTTGGGTTTTGCAAAACTCCATAG
- the LOC123423805 gene encoding 30S ribosomal protein S7, chloroplastic: MSRRGTAEKRTAKSDPIFRNRLVNMVVNRIMKDGKKSLAYQILYRAVKKIQQKTETNPLLVLRQAIRRVTPNIGVKTRRNKKGSTRKVPIEIGSKQGRALAIRWLLEASQKRPGRNMAFKLSSELVDAAKGSGGAIRKKEATHRMAEANRALAHFR; this comes from the coding sequence ATGTCACGTCGAGGTACTGCAGAAAAAAGAACTGCAAAATCCGATCCAATTTTTCGTAATCGATTAGTTAACATGGTGGTTAACCGTATTATGAAagacggaaaaaaatcattggctTATCAAATTCTCTATCGAGCCGTGAAAAAGATTCAACAAAAGACAGAAACAAATCCACTATTGGTTTTACGTCAAGCAATACGTAGAGTAACTCCCAATATAGGAGTAAAAACAAGACGTAATAAAAAAGGATCGACGCGGAAAGTTCCGATTGAAATAGGATCTAAACAAGGAAGAGCACTTGCCATTCGTTGGTTATTAGAAGCATCCCAAAAGCGTCCGGGTCGAAATATGGCTTTCAAATTAAGTTCCGAATTAGTAGATGCTGCCAAAGGGAGTGGGGGTGCCATACGCAAAAAGGAAGCGACTCATAGAATGGCAGAGGCAAATAGAGCTCTTGCACATTTTCGTTAA